A part of Streptomyces sp. NBC_01210 genomic DNA contains:
- a CDS encoding GntR family transcriptional regulator — protein MGTTQLETVPEPKYWHLKTVLGEALDSDFEVGEILPNERDLAARFGVARATLRQALEQLELEGRLQRRRGVGTTVAPPRMGVDVSTTEPAWPSTGQDAWQSVDCTTVVPPQAVARLLETDTGEETYTVRRLRVSRGQSVAAELLYVPVSSVPELSAIDAPSGPARARGVLRELQRLELEGQDRAVELGSARADDAKELDRLPGAPVLVVTTRYFSEGRTAAVSVATYRADTCRLTFGDSGDLEISHHEQERRAS, from the coding sequence GTGGGGACCACGCAGCTGGAAACAGTGCCGGAGCCTAAGTACTGGCACCTCAAGACCGTGCTCGGCGAAGCGCTCGACTCGGACTTCGAGGTCGGTGAGATCCTTCCGAACGAGCGTGATCTCGCCGCTCGCTTCGGAGTCGCCCGCGCCACACTCCGGCAGGCGCTCGAACAGCTCGAGCTGGAAGGCCGGTTGCAGCGACGCCGCGGCGTCGGCACGACCGTCGCACCGCCGCGCATGGGCGTCGACGTCTCCACCACCGAGCCCGCCTGGCCCAGCACCGGCCAGGACGCCTGGCAGTCCGTCGACTGCACGACAGTGGTGCCGCCCCAGGCGGTGGCGCGTCTGCTCGAGACGGACACCGGCGAAGAGACGTACACGGTGCGCAGGCTGCGCGTCAGCCGTGGCCAGTCCGTCGCGGCCGAGCTGCTGTATGTGCCGGTCTCGTCCGTGCCCGAGCTCTCGGCGATCGACGCGCCGTCCGGCCCCGCCCGCGCCCGTGGCGTACTGCGTGAACTCCAGCGCCTCGAGCTCGAGGGCCAGGACCGCGCGGTGGAACTGGGCTCGGCGCGCGCCGACGACGCCAAGGAGCTCGACCGGCTGCCGGGCGCGCCCGTCCTGGTCGTCACCACCCGCTACTTCTCCGAGGGCAGGACCGCGGCCGTCTCGGTGGCCACTTACCGGGCCGACACCTGCCGGCTCACCTTCGGGGACTCCGGCGATCTGGAGATCAGCCACCACGAGCAGGAACGCCGCGCATCCTGA
- a CDS encoding RNA polymerase sigma-70 factor, protein MAADIVTDVFEEHRPVLTGVAYRMLGRVADAEDVVQEAWLRWSADERGDVLEPRGYLVRITTRLAIDRLRHVQSRREAYVGPWLPEPIATDFGHTVPDTAERAVLAESVSLAVLVVLEALSPLERAVFVLREAFGFPYGEIATTLDRTEAAVRQLAGRARKHVDERKPRYDVDPTERRDLTERFLDAASGGDLKALLSLLAPDVRLVGDSGGKSKAPLRVMQSVDKVGRFLFAVAQQPIQDMELRFVELNGGPALLVLSAGKPDTVLQLEVLEGRIQCVYIQRNPDKLVSLVSA, encoded by the coding sequence GTGGCAGCAGACATCGTGACTGACGTATTCGAAGAGCACCGGCCCGTTCTGACCGGCGTGGCGTACCGCATGCTCGGCCGGGTGGCCGACGCCGAGGATGTGGTGCAGGAGGCCTGGCTGCGCTGGTCGGCCGACGAGCGCGGCGACGTCCTGGAGCCACGCGGCTATCTCGTGAGGATCACCACCCGCCTCGCCATCGACCGGCTGCGGCACGTCCAGTCGCGGCGGGAGGCGTACGTCGGCCCCTGGCTGCCGGAGCCGATCGCCACCGACTTCGGGCACACGGTCCCCGACACCGCCGAGCGGGCCGTCCTCGCCGAATCCGTATCACTCGCCGTCCTGGTCGTCCTGGAGGCGCTGTCGCCGCTGGAGCGCGCGGTCTTCGTGCTGCGCGAGGCCTTCGGATTCCCTTACGGCGAGATTGCGACCACCCTCGACCGGACCGAGGCGGCGGTACGGCAGCTCGCCGGCCGGGCGCGCAAGCATGTCGATGAGCGCAAGCCCCGCTACGACGTCGACCCCACCGAACGCCGCGATCTCACCGAGCGCTTCCTGGACGCCGCGTCAGGCGGTGACCTGAAGGCGCTGCTGTCCCTGCTGGCGCCCGATGTGCGGCTGGTCGGCGACAGCGGCGGCAAGTCCAAGGCGCCGCTGCGCGTCATGCAGAGCGTGGACAAGGTCGGACGCTTCCTCTTCGCCGTCGCGCAGCAGCCGATCCAGGATATGGAGCTCCGCTTCGTCGAGCTCAACGGAGGCCCGGCGCTTCTCGTCCTGTCCGCCGGAAAGCCGGACACCGTCCTCCAGTTGGAAGTTCTGGAGGGACGGATTCAATGCGTCTACATCCAGCGCAACCCTGACAAACTCGTCTCGCTCGTTTCTGCGTAG
- a CDS encoding alpha/beta fold hydrolase, producing MAAEISFSIKSPRGSRTLSVAYERSGAGEPLLLLHGIGHHWQAWEPVLGILAAERDVIAVDLPGFGTSPALPDGVSYDLTTVGSVLGSLCEELKIERPHVVGNSLGGLLALELGREKLVRSVTALSPAGFWTEAERRYAFMTLRAMRLGARSMPLPLIERLSRTAAGRAALISSIYARPGRRSPEAAVAETLALRDATGFHQTLAAGRYVLFTDDVPDVPVTIGWGTKDRLLLRRQGIRAKQAIPGARLVRLPGCGHVPMNDDPALVARVILDGSR from the coding sequence ATGGCCGCAGAGATCTCATTCTCCATCAAGTCCCCGCGGGGCAGCCGCACGCTGTCCGTCGCGTACGAGCGCTCCGGGGCGGGTGAGCCGCTGCTGCTGCTCCACGGCATCGGGCACCACTGGCAGGCATGGGAGCCGGTGCTGGGGATCCTGGCGGCCGAACGCGATGTCATCGCCGTCGACCTGCCCGGCTTCGGCACCTCACCGGCGCTGCCCGACGGCGTGTCCTACGACCTCACCACCGTGGGCTCGGTGCTCGGCTCGCTCTGCGAGGAGCTGAAGATCGAGCGCCCGCATGTCGTGGGAAACTCCCTCGGCGGACTGCTCGCCCTGGAGTTGGGACGCGAGAAGCTCGTACGGTCGGTTACGGCGCTCTCGCCCGCCGGCTTCTGGACCGAGGCCGAGCGGCGCTACGCCTTCATGACGCTGCGCGCGATGCGGCTCGGCGCCCGGTCGATGCCGCTGCCGCTGATCGAGCGGCTGTCCCGGACGGCCGCCGGGCGGGCGGCGCTGATCAGCAGCATCTATGCCCGGCCCGGCCGGCGCTCACCCGAGGCGGCCGTCGCCGAGACTCTCGCGCTCCGCGACGCCACCGGCTTTCATCAGACACTCGCCGCCGGCCGCTACGTCCTGTTCACCGACGATGTGCCCGACGTGCCGGTCACCATCGGCTGGGGAACGAAGGACCGGCTGCTGCTGCGCCGCCAGGGCATCAGGGCCAAGCAGGCCATCCCGGGGGCGCGGCTCGTGCGGCTGCCCGGCTGCGGCCATGTCCCCATGAACGACGACCCCGCACTTGTCGCGCGCGTCATCCTGGACGGCAGCCGCTGA
- a CDS encoding winged helix-turn-helix domain-containing protein: MTKRTQQTGNDGKAENAGKETRTHPRHALAPLLTSPVRLSIVAALAPLDKAEFGFVRDLVEVTDSTLSKQVAALEEAGWVGVDKGRVGRRARTWLSLTHEGRAVYRRHLDALRAIAGT; encoded by the coding sequence ATGACGAAGAGAACGCAGCAGACCGGGAACGACGGGAAGGCCGAGAACGCCGGGAAAGAGACGCGTACGCATCCGCGCCACGCGCTCGCCCCGCTGCTCACCTCGCCCGTCCGGCTGTCGATCGTGGCGGCCCTGGCACCGCTGGACAAGGCCGAGTTCGGGTTTGTGCGCGACCTGGTCGAGGTCACCGACTCGACGCTGTCCAAGCAGGTCGCGGCTCTCGAGGAAGCCGGCTGGGTCGGGGTGGACAAGGGCAGGGTGGGGCGGCGGGCGCGGACCTGGCTGTCTCTGACGCACGAGGGGCGCGCCGTATACCGGCGGCATCTGGACGCGCTACGGGCCATAGCCGGCACCTGA
- a CDS encoding GNAT family N-acetyltransferase, giving the protein MTDVTSAKSARRPHHWRRDLVELAAMFTAVAVADAIANMIGHGPDGPFLLIASAVALVATAAFHTWWARHHSHAPPTDSTDSIDVMGDAGVAVSSATGAAARGELNETALWRMRTTVRDTPGSLAALCIALAQYRVDILTLQTHPLAEGTVDEFLLRAPASLQAQQLTREISGAGGSNTWIERADAHDLVDTPTRVLGLATRTALDAAELPLALRQLLGRCTIHSLPPVSLTGRPTGEIPPVEGVLEETVMRLRDPNGGAITVERPYLPFTPTEFARARALVELDARLGPRIPRSQDVLTLPEGNEITVRRVDQGDVEAAVAMHDRCSERTLSMRYHGPVGDADRYLNHLLSPRFGRTLAVQTASGRLVALGHLLWDGDETEVALLVEDEWQGRGIGSELLGRLVALAVEAGCGSVYAVTRSSNTAMVAAMRALNLPLDYQIEEGTLVITARLDATPVRALFPYEQAER; this is encoded by the coding sequence ATGACAGATGTGACTTCTGCGAAGAGTGCCCGCCGCCCACACCACTGGCGGCGGGATCTCGTCGAACTGGCAGCCATGTTCACCGCCGTCGCGGTCGCCGACGCCATCGCGAACATGATCGGGCACGGGCCGGACGGCCCGTTCCTGCTCATCGCCTCAGCCGTGGCCCTCGTCGCCACGGCCGCCTTCCACACATGGTGGGCACGACACCACAGTCATGCCCCTCCGACGGACAGTACGGACAGCATCGACGTCATGGGAGATGCCGGGGTGGCGGTGTCCTCCGCGACCGGGGCCGCGGCACGGGGCGAGCTGAACGAGACGGCGCTTTGGCGGATGCGGACCACTGTGCGGGACACACCCGGCAGCCTGGCCGCACTGTGCATCGCCCTCGCACAATACCGGGTCGACATCCTCACCCTCCAGACCCATCCGCTGGCCGAGGGCACGGTGGACGAGTTCCTGCTGCGCGCCCCCGCGTCCCTGCAGGCGCAGCAGCTCACCCGGGAGATCTCCGGGGCGGGCGGCAGCAACACCTGGATCGAGCGGGCCGACGCCCACGATCTCGTCGACACCCCCACCCGGGTGCTGGGCCTCGCCACCCGTACCGCCCTTGACGCGGCCGAACTGCCGCTGGCACTGCGCCAGTTGCTCGGCCGCTGCACGATCCATTCGCTGCCTCCGGTCTCGCTGACAGGCCGGCCCACCGGAGAGATTCCGCCGGTGGAAGGCGTGCTGGAGGAGACGGTGATGCGGCTGCGCGACCCGAACGGTGGAGCCATCACCGTCGAACGGCCCTATCTTCCGTTCACGCCCACCGAGTTCGCACGGGCCCGCGCCCTGGTGGAACTGGACGCGCGCCTCGGTCCCCGTATCCCGCGCAGCCAGGACGTCCTCACCCTCCCCGAGGGCAACGAGATCACCGTGCGCCGCGTCGACCAGGGCGACGTCGAAGCCGCCGTGGCGATGCACGACCGCTGCTCCGAGCGCACCCTGAGCATGCGCTACCACGGCCCGGTCGGCGACGCCGACCGCTACCTCAACCACCTGCTCAGCCCGCGTTTCGGCCGCACCCTCGCCGTCCAGACCGCCTCCGGCCGTCTCGTCGCCCTCGGACATCTCCTCTGGGACGGGGACGAGACCGAGGTCGCGCTGCTCGTCGAGGACGAATGGCAGGGCCGCGGCATCGGATCGGAGCTGCTCGGCCGACTGGTCGCCCTCGCTGTCGAGGCGGGCTGCGGCAGCGTCTACGCCGTCACCCGTTCCTCCAACACCGCGATGGTGGCTGCCATGCGCGCCCTGAACCTGCCGCTCGACTACCAGATCGAGGAGGGCACGCTGGTCATCACCGCCCGACTTGACGCGACTCCCGTACGCGCGCTGTTTCCGTACGAACAGGCTGAGCGCTGA